Proteins from one Rhinopithecus roxellana isolate Shanxi Qingling chromosome 18, ASM756505v1, whole genome shotgun sequence genomic window:
- the LOC104671082 gene encoding RNA-binding motif protein, X chromosome-like, producing the protein MIEADRPGKLFIGGLNTETNGKALEAVFGKHGRIVEVLLMKDRETNKSRGFAFVTFESPADAKDAARDMNGKSLDGKAIKVEQATKPSFESGPPPPPRGRGPPRGLRGGRGGSGGTRGPPSRGGHMDDGGYSMNFNMSSSRGPLPVKRGPPPRSGGPPPKRSAPSGPVRSSSGMGGRAPVSRGRDSYGGPPRREPLPSPRDVYLSPRDDGYSTKDSYSSRDYPSSRDTRDYAPPP; encoded by the coding sequence atgattgaagCAGATCGTCCAGGAAAGCTCTTCATTGGTGGGCTTAATACGGAAACAAATGGGAAAGCTCTTGAAGCAGTATTTGGCAAACATGGACGAATAGTGGAAGTACTCTTGATGAAAGACCGGGAAACCAACAAATCAAGAGGATTTGCTTTTGTCACCTTTGAAAGCCCAGCAGATGCTAAGGATGCAGCCAGAGACATGAATGGAAAGTCATTAGATGGAAAAGCCATCAAAGTGGAGCAAGCCACCAAACCATCATTTGAAAGTGGACCGCCTCCACCTCCAAGAGGTAGAGGCCCTCCAAGAGGTCTTagaggtggaagaggaggaagtggaggaacCAGGGGACCTCCCTCACGGGGAGGACACATGGATGACGGTGGATATTCCATGAATTTTAACATGAGTTCTTCCAGGGGACCACTCCCAGTAAAAAGAGGACCACCACCAAGAAGTGGGGGTCCTCCTCCCAAGAGATCTGCACCTTCAGGACCAGTTCGCAGTAGCAGTGGAATGGGAGGGAGAGCTCCTGTATCACGTGGAAGAGATAGTTACGGAGGTCCACCTCGAAGGGAGCCACTGCCCTCTCCTAGAGATGTTTATTTGTCCCCAAGAGATGATGGGTATTCTACTAAAGACAGCTATTCAAGCAGAGATTACCCAAGTTCTCGTGATACTAGAGATTATGCACCACCACCATGA